The window ttgtaagaacaactcggcgagtaggttgaagatagcctcagactcggcgagtctgttcttggactcggcaagtcttgtcaaagagtcccaatcttttctggttgagccgtgaatcggtgagtcaagggatgactcggtgagttgtgtgtgagtgggcTCAgagtcgttggactcggcgagtctcggggtgactcggcgagttgagtcgcggattgggggaattctgagcatggggacttggcgagtcatcgggttgattcggcgagtagagtcagtcaggggttgactttgacgttaactttgaccaagggttgactagtggtttccaggggcatcttggtaattgttggatattgttttgagttcagtgctttggtggttgtccagtggagGAGATCGTATCaatgatcggagcagcttgggttgtCTGTTCAGTCGagagtttcgaggtgagttatcctcactatatcaacagggtctaaggcaccaaggccggcccttatcggattgagatccgggtagttgttgttatgttattgctttgatatgtttgcatcctggtagctaggatggtatatgttacagacctgattgagatcggtatcctgagagatagggtgatgctatgctagtgaccggttaggtcggtatccgggttaggatgatgatatgttatgtgatatgtttgatctgattgttgactgtgaattgctatatgattgtatgtatatgtgcacatggttgtttggactggagttgggttgaggcgggtcctgctttgtgctgtaggccaagatacccagggcggaccggttgtcccgaaggcccagcgagcggtccggataggctgtaggccccacgagggcggaccagacgtgccgaggctcggagagtggaccaggccgactgaaggcccggtgtggacCGACcaatcatattgtagactcagagagtggaccaggtggattgaaggcccggtgcgggcggaccaatcacactgtagactcgaggtatatggctagactcggagggtggaccaggtggactgttggccggtgcggcggaccaatcccacagtagacccgaagtgcatggctgttctgtgatcggatatgttatggcatgttatgcgtgtatggtatatgcggttggtattttgggggtatctcactaagctttcgggcttacagttgtggtttaatgtttttcaggttctttaggagactatggcaaggcgaaggcgtgatcgtaccgctcctcgtgtttatattgtgatgagattctgggaatacttaaaataaattgtattgaaaacctttttgtaataaaatttattggaatcgggttgtttttgaaaattttaaattggttgaaatattTGGTCGTTACAATTTCACAAGGTTCATAAATGCTACGTTGGACGTGCCGGGGCACGATGAAGGTCTCATAGCTGGCGCCTTTACATGGGGGCTCTTGCCAGGCCCTTTGTCGCAAAAACTCATGGGAATGAGTCCCTTAACACAGGCCGAATTGAAGGAAAGGGTAGAGCGGTATCTGCGGCAGCAAGACGGTGAGGCAGCCAAGCAGGCCTACTTGAATGCCATGGCAACCAGACACCACAACCCGGGTCACATGgattttcgggggggggggggaataagcACTATGGCCAGGCAAGAAGACCACCGGTGCGTTTTCGACCATTTGTCAAGGACGACAGACGGGGTCGCCGCCCAGAAGTGTACACGGTGTCCGAGAAACAACAGCCGGCCAAGTCGCCCAATAACCGATACTGTGAATATCACAAGAGTAAGACACACGATACGGTCAACTATTCGGTATTAAAAAAAGAGATGGAAGAGAAGCAACTCAAAAGAGATCTGGTGGAAGTAACGCGAAGCCTGCGCGCCAAGTTTGATGCTAAAAATGCCAGGGGATCCGGCCCAaggagatattcatgatacgAAGTAAGAGAGGCAGGGAAGAACAACCGGGGGGCAGGAGACCGCTAAATTTTCAGCACGAACACTCACTTTCTTCGTACAAGACCCTCGACATGAAGGATGGAGGGGCGACAATCCACTGGTGATACAAGCCTCCATCAGGGATGTAACTCTACATAGGGTTTATGTCGACACCGGGAGTTCGGCGGACATCATCTATGAGCACTGCTTCCGGCTCCTCCCAGATCGTTGGAAGGATAACTTACGACCCACGTCTGGGAGGCTAGTAGGATTCACCAGTCATAGCCTATGGCCGTTGGGCACAATCCACCTCCCCCTGACCATTACTAGCCATGACAAGCAGCGGAAGAAAACCACCTTGATAGATTTTATGGTCATTCGACATTCAGCAGAACATAATATTATTATGGGAAGAACAGCCCTCTTGAAGCTCGGGGCAGTACCATCAACTATGCATGGGATGATGAAGTTCGACACCCCAATGGGCGCAACTACGGTGCTAGCCACTCCACATAAAGAATTGCAATGCTATACAGTCATGAAGCCGACAGAAATAACCAAAGAGACCAAGAGGCCCAAACACAACCCCGTGAAAGGGAAGGAAGTAATCAATGAAAGATACCCCAACTAGCCAGTCAGCATTGGATGCGATCTCCCAAGCCACACAAGAAGAGCGTTGGTTGACTtgctcaaacaatacaaacatgtgTTCGCATGGACTCCTACAGATATGGTAGGGGTAGAAAGGAAGTTCATCGAGCATAAAATTGTAATTAAACCAAGCGCAAAAGAGGTTAAGCAGAAGAAGAGAGTCCAGGGAGGAGACCGTAATAGGGCAATTAATGCAGAAGTGGCCAAGCTGGCAGAAGTCGGGATAGTGCGGGAGGCAATATTTCCGACATGGATCGCGAACCCAGTTATGGTCCGCAAGCAATACGGGTCGTGGCGTATGTGGATAGACTTTTCAGACTTAAATAAGGCATGCCCTAAAGATTGTTACCCTCTCCCGGAGATTGATCAGAAAGTGGAATCGTTACAAGGGTTTAAGCTAAAGTGTTTTTTGGATGCGTACAAAAGGTACCACCAGATTTTGATGAGCAAAGAAGATGAGGAGAAAACAGCATTCTACACGGATCATGGCAATTTCTGCTACACCAAGATACCTTTCAGCTTGAAGAATGCAGGGGCCACATATCAGCGCCTGGTCGACTCGATATTTGCCAAACAAATCGTGAAAAACATCGaggtatatgtggatgacatggtGATTAAGAACCCGCATGAAGACAAGATGTTGCAAGATATTGAGGAGACTTTCCGAACCTTAGAGGCGGTAAAAATGAAGCTGAACCCGGCCAAATGTACGTTTGGGGTGGAAGAGGGGCAGTTCTTGGGATACTACGTCACCAGGCAAGGTATCCAGCCCAGCCCGACCAAAGTCGATAAATTCATTGagacaccaacactgaactcccTCAGGGATGCACAAGGTCTGAATGGGAAACTTACAGCTCTAAGAAGGTTCATTTCGAAATCCGCTGACAAGGCCATGCCGTTGTTCCACACATTGAAGGGGTGCATTGAGAAGAGCAATTTCCAATGGATGAATGAAGCAGAAAAAGCACTCCAAAGAATCAAGGAAGCGCTACATGAATTACCCACGCTGGCCAGCCCTGTCCCTGGAGAGACGTTACAAGTGTACCTCTCGACATCAGGCGAAGCAATATCTTCAGTATTGAATGTAGAAAGGGAAGGGGAACAGAGACCGGTATACTTTGTTAGTAGGGCGCTGCAAGGACCGAAACTCAACTATCCCACGCTGGAGAGGCTGGTCTTGGCGATCATCTATGCGGCGCAACGACTAAGGCGGTACTTTCAAGCACACCAGATCGAGGTGCTTATGAGTTACCCCCATCAAACAGATACTACTCAAGCCGGAGACGTCGGGCCGGCTGGCGAAGTGGGCGATCGAACTAAGAGAGCACGACATAAATTACCGCCCAAGGAAGAGTATCAAGGGACAAGCGCTAACCGATTTCTTACTAGAAATTCCAGACGGAGGGGACCTAAACAAAGAGAAAGTGTGGGCAGTTGAAGGGGCCCCGGCTGATAACAGTTCATGGACTTTCTATACAGATGAGGCATCCAGCAGGGAAGGCTCAGGGGCGGGGCTGATCCTGACCAGTCCAGCAGGAGAAGAGGTAACCTACGCCCTCCGTTTCGATTTCCACACGTCGAACAACAAAGCGGAGTACAAAGTGCTGCTCGTAGGGTTGCGTCTAGCCAAGCAGATGGGTGCGAAAGCTGTAACGGCCCTAACCGACTCGAGGCTAGCAGCAAACCAGGTTAATGGGAGTTTTGAGGTAAGAGATCAAAGGAAGGGAAAGTATGTAAAGATGGTGAAACAATTGGTAGGATCATTCAGGCGGTTTACAATCAAGCAGATACCTAGGAGTGAAAACAAGAGGGCAGACACTTTAAGTAAGTTGGCATCCATGTGCTTCGACCACCTGTCAAAGAAGGTCCTAGTagagtgtgacaacccggaatttacattcggtcaaaccctaaaagtcaatcacttcaatttATAAGTCAATTactttattacttatttttagcaaatctaaagttcgtttgattattttaatattattctttaaacgaacgggtgaaaggaagtgccgtctcgggtcttgaaatttcaaaaccgcaaacacctcgtgtcttagaagttcacggccaaacttttatgtttgggccgaaaaGTCTTGCAAAACCGTGAAATCATgcattaagcatgagtttactccccaaactagtcattttatgtttactccccaaagaaCATCACTTTTCATTTtcaccctaaaagagtaaactcaaaaaccctctcaagtatcatccaagatttaattcaagatcttcaaacttgtaagtgttctagcaatttcaagttggtataacacttaatctagtgattgtgcATCTTctcatccatccatttttgtgttttgattagatttccaaaaacatcaagaacaccaagaacacacactaagtgttcttggactgttagctcatttcaagcttccttatagtaagtacttccatccttgagtcatattaagcttgtattacatgttagcatcaagaaaatgtcccaagaacacaaggattaaggtgttcatggtccaagaatgttcttgggccgtaaacaccaagtaaggcaccaaagtgtgcctaagtcctttaCCTAGCCTTACTTTGATGTCTAGACCTTCCCTTGATGTGTTTAAACCTTCCCTTGATGTGTTTAAACCTtcccttgatgtgtttaagccttaGAAAACACCAAAGTCCACCATttctatgtgtttacggtttggggatctcccaaaaccgtaaacaccctaaagtgagtTTAATTGGggcatattccttccttaggcctaaaaactaacctagacaattaccttgacgagttaaggacttgaaaacttgGCAATACcattttccatatgggtttacggtagtaaacccaaagggaaatgaccatgaggccgtaaactcctcaaaggagtgtttattgccctaatcccttccaaaggcctaaccaccaagtagaaatgcttcaaaggacttgtaaaacctcaaaacaacatatggtcataaagtgtagagtttacgaccgtaaacccttaagtttaatgccgtaaactccttgggtaatggtcattaaaaccgtaaactccaaaggagtttacccttgaactccaaacactctagctttgccctacaaacacttggatgcaacccttgtgatctttaacacttgaaacaaagtgttttcatgttctagagtgtcccaacttaatttattagttataaattgactaattagttatatatatgttcattatatgataactaggctcgtgcgtgtctacaagtcttcatttgtcacctagaaCAATATCCGACActccaatccaatccactcactgcaagtgagttcatacccctaatcaatggtttaattgtttttaaatgcttttatggggggaatacaagttgaatacttatagttattacttcaatcacatgtgattaataactacaaaaccagtgatttttCTTACTGTTTAAACTgcttatcaaactgttttgcttcaaactgttttacaaactattttacttatcaaatacttttacttaaactctgttatacttattaCCAATTTCATGTCCATGTATGTagagttatataagcaatgtttaaaaggcttaggaaggccgcccgccttatttccttttcgtcgttgagatgtggtctggtagggtatcgggtgtTCGtttgaaggttgtttaaatattagttatatatcatgtgtacatatatagtcataaaatggTACTTCCAGtaaattcaatacccttgggtagcaaggttatacttccatgttcatacgtacaagttatattactagtaaactacaataggcgtagtttagggttttactaatactaatacaagaacaatgaatcatacaaagagtcagtgcatacatgagtcataataattagtaatgagaaacaaacataatacatggtgatgagaaataaacatgatacatagtgatgagaaacaaacataatacatagtgatgagaaaaaaacataatacatagtgatgagaaacaaacataatacatagtgatgagaaacaaacatacatgctagacagaggaagaacacacaatacagctagcacatacattacatatacattacattcagttatgtgagccattaaatgggtcatggcactacctgccatgactgtttttgtatccagaatctccttaattggggagcgtatgagtttgcatatagatctatactggattgactatcctacaccttgctactcactacagtgggacttgc of the Lactuca sativa cultivar Salinas chromosome 6, Lsat_Salinas_v11, whole genome shotgun sequence genome contains:
- the LOC111918806 gene encoding uncharacterized protein LOC111918806 → MVGVERKFIEHKIVIKPSAKEVKQKKRVQGGDRNRAINAEVAKLAEVGIVREAIFPTWIANPVMVRKQYGSWRMWIDFSDLNKACPKDCYPLPEIDQKVESLQGFKLKCFLDAYKRYHQILMSKEDEEKTAFYTDHGNFCYTKIPFSLKNAGATYQRLVDSIFAKQIVKNIEVYVDDMVIKNPHEDKMLQDIEETFRTLEAVKMKLNPAKCTFGVEEGQFLGYYVTRQGIQPSPTKVDKFIETPTLNSLRDAQGLNGKLTALRRFISKSADKAMPLFHTLKGCIEKSNFQWMNEAEKALQRIKEALHELPTLASPVPGETLQVYLSTSGEAISSVLNVEREGEQRPILLKPETSGRLAKWAIELREHDINYRPRKSIKGQALTDFLLEIPDGGDLNKEKVWAVEGAPADNSSWTFYTDEASSREGSGAGLILTSPAGEEVTYALRFDFHTSNNKAEYKVLLVGLRLAKQMGAKAVTALTDSRLAANQVNGSFEFAENPFRKWCTTKGISQRFTSVAHPQVNGQTEVSNRTIVNGIKKRLGKAKGNWAEEIPMVLWSYRTTPRTSTKETPFSLTYRTEAMLHMEVAVNTVRVANKDEESNAQDLRINLDILEEKHEKSGMRQAAYKHATERYYNHRVKEKAFRFGEYVLRKNEASRAQPQGKLGPTWEGPYRVTEANKNGAYVLETMEGRQIPRTWNARNLKKYLF